A stretch of the Candidatus Methylopumilus planktonicus genome encodes the following:
- a CDS encoding DoxX family protein gives MNKFLPAIGRVFIAQIFLVSILISLNGIMNTPDGYIAYQNGLMSHGLPGIFAPISVIVQLLGGFALFVGFKTRLSALILTIYTFINALSYLYTSTILPSPIYLIPLQQALQYIAITGGLIILMQNPVTTFALDNVTKTKKRK, from the coding sequence ATGAATAAATTTTTACCTGCTATTGGGCGTGTATTTATTGCACAAATTTTTCTTGTATCCATTCTCATATCACTTAACGGCATTATGAATACGCCTGATGGTTATATTGCTTACCAAAATGGATTGATGAGTCATGGTCTTCCAGGTATTTTTGCACCGATCTCGGTCATTGTGCAACTCTTAGGTGGCTTTGCTCTTTTTGTGGGGTTTAAGACAAGACTTTCGGCACTTATATTAACCATTTATACATTCATCAATGCACTGTCTTATCTATATACCTCTACAATACTGCCTTCTCCTATATACCTCATTCCGCTCCAACAAGCTCTTCAGTACATAGCGATTACAGGCGGACTTATCATTTTAATGCAAAATCCAGTCACCACATTTGCACTTGATAATGTAACAAAAACAAAAAAACGTAAATAA
- a CDS encoding 3-deoxy-D-manno-octulosonic acid transferase, with protein MIRFFYSLLVYFLLPFTCFKLIYRGFRQPDYLKHWSERYGFYSASTKKIWGKRKILWIHAVSVGETKAAIPFIKLFLKKYPRHNLLITHGTPTGRVTSIDIKHSRIHRIYLPFDTPDATNRFLNTFKPEIGLLLETELWFNLIHQAFQKSIPLYLVNARLSEKSFQLYKRISLLVKPSLQELTGVLAQTRNDAKRFEALGARNLEVMGNLKFDVGPPRDTNKQSTALKKHLHLKNQLVLLIASSRQDEEEIILQRLLKLQYKNLVTIFVPRHPQRFKEVELMLKKYRASFIKRSDKKIKVKPYQFILGDSMGEMYSYYNLANIALMGGTILPYGGQNLIESMAMNVPVILGPHTYNFHDVSNEAIRTGAGLRIQTLDELEKVLPQMLHSSSQLKMKKACSEMMHSHQGATLRILNKIKPTL; from the coding sequence ATGATTCGCTTTTTCTATAGTCTTTTAGTCTATTTTCTTCTCCCATTCACCTGCTTTAAGTTGATTTACCGGGGTTTTAGACAGCCTGACTATCTAAAACATTGGAGTGAGCGCTATGGTTTTTATAGTGCTTCTACAAAAAAAATCTGGGGCAAACGAAAAATACTTTGGATTCATGCTGTTTCTGTGGGCGAAACAAAAGCTGCGATTCCATTCATTAAACTTTTTTTAAAAAAATATCCGCGTCATAATTTACTCATCACACATGGCACACCTACCGGGCGAGTGACTTCAATTGACATTAAACATTCTCGTATCCACCGCATCTATCTTCCTTTTGATACCCCCGATGCGACAAACAGATTTTTAAATACCTTTAAACCAGAAATCGGTCTCTTACTTGAAACAGAGCTTTGGTTTAATTTAATTCATCAAGCTTTTCAAAAATCTATCCCACTTTATTTAGTGAATGCGCGTTTGTCTGAAAAATCCTTCCAGCTTTATAAAAGAATTTCGCTCCTTGTGAAACCATCGCTTCAAGAACTAACAGGCGTGCTAGCGCAAACAAGAAACGATGCGAAACGCTTTGAAGCGCTTGGTGCAAGAAACCTTGAAGTGATGGGCAATTTAAAATTTGATGTGGGCCCTCCACGTGATACAAATAAACAAAGTACAGCACTCAAAAAACATTTACATTTAAAAAATCAGTTGGTACTTTTGATTGCGAGCTCAAGACAAGATGAAGAAGAAATTATTTTGCAGCGCTTATTAAAGCTGCAATATAAAAACCTCGTCACAATTTTTGTCCCACGACATCCGCAACGTTTTAAAGAAGTTGAACTGATGTTAAAAAAATATCGTGCGTCATTTATTAAACGCAGTGATAAAAAAATAAAGGTTAAACCTTACCAATTTATTTTAGGCGACTCTATGGGTGAGATGTACAGTTATTACAACTTAGCGAATATTGCACTCATGGGTGGCACGATATTGCCTTATGGCGGACAGAATCTTATTGAATCTATGGCCATGAACGTGCCAGTGATTTTAGGTCCTCATACTTATAACTTTCATGATGTATCGAATGAAGCCATCCGCACAGGTGCAGGATTGAGAATTCAAACATTAGATGAATTAGAAAAAGTGTTACCTCAGATGCTTCACTCATCTTCTCAGTTAAAAATGAAGAAAGCTTGCAGCGAAATGATGCATTCCCATCAGGGTGCTACATTAAGAATCTTAAATAAAATAAAACCTACGCTTTAA
- the thiC gene encoding phosphomethylpyrimidine synthase ThiC, producing MNATDKQLKKNIDQFLNETASLDPEALKSFAKSKKVYITGSRPDLKVPFREISLSDTPSSFGAEKNPPVMVYDTSGPYTDPDYQIDIRNGLPSLRSQWIEERDDTEFLEGPTSIFGHERKTNPELAKMRFNLLRQPRRAKIGKNVSQMHYAKQGIVTPEMEYIAIRENQRREDMSALLQTQHPGHDFGAAIPKQITPEFVRDEVARGRAIIPANINHPETEPMIIGRNFLVKINANIGNSALGSSISEEVEKMVWGTRWGADTVMDLSTGKNIHETREWIIRNSPVPIGTVPIYQALEKVDGKAEDLTWEIFKDTLIEQAEQGVDYFTIHAGVKLSYIPMTAKRMTGIVSRGGSIMAKWCLAHHEESFLYTHFEEICEIMKAYDVSFSLGDGLRPGSIYDANDEAQFAELKTLGELTQIAWKHDVQCMIEGPGHVPMHLIKENMDLQLEHCGEAPFYTLGPLTTDIAPGYDHITSGIGAAMIGWYGCAMLCYVTPKEHLGLPDKEDVRVGIITYKIAAHAADLAKGHPGAQIRDNALSKARFEFRWEDQFNLGLDPEKAKEFHDETLPQEGAKQAHFCSMCGPHFCSMKITQDVRDYAAAKGMKEDEALKKGMEEKSIEFIKKGVEIYQKT from the coding sequence ATGAATGCGACCGACAAACAATTAAAAAAAAATATTGATCAATTTTTAAACGAAACAGCGTCACTCGATCCTGAAGCGCTCAAATCTTTTGCAAAATCAAAAAAGGTCTACATCACAGGTTCGCGTCCTGATTTAAAAGTTCCTTTTAGAGAAATATCTTTATCGGATACCCCTTCATCTTTTGGTGCTGAAAAAAACCCACCGGTCATGGTCTATGACACTTCAGGCCCTTATACCGACCCTGATTATCAAATTGATATTCGTAATGGACTTCCCTCATTAAGATCTCAATGGATTGAAGAAAGAGATGACACTGAATTTTTAGAAGGTCCTACATCTATCTTCGGACATGAACGCAAGACAAATCCTGAGCTCGCCAAAATGCGTTTCAATTTATTAAGACAACCACGACGCGCTAAGATAGGTAAAAATGTGTCGCAAATGCATTACGCTAAACAAGGGATTGTCACACCCGAAATGGAATATATTGCCATTCGAGAAAATCAAAGACGTGAAGACATGTCTGCTTTATTACAAACACAACATCCAGGTCATGATTTTGGCGCAGCCATTCCCAAACAGATCACACCAGAGTTTGTAAGAGATGAAGTGGCTCGGGGTCGCGCTATCATTCCTGCCAACATTAATCATCCTGAAACAGAGCCCATGATTATTGGTCGTAATTTTTTAGTGAAAATTAATGCCAACATCGGTAATTCTGCACTAGGCTCTAGTATCAGTGAGGAAGTTGAAAAAATGGTGTGGGGGACACGTTGGGGTGCAGATACCGTGATGGATTTATCCACGGGAAAAAACATTCATGAAACACGTGAGTGGATTATTCGTAATAGTCCCGTACCGATTGGAACCGTCCCCATTTATCAAGCGCTCGAAAAAGTAGATGGCAAAGCTGAAGATCTGACTTGGGAAATTTTTAAAGACACACTCATCGAACAAGCAGAACAAGGTGTCGATTATTTTACGATTCATGCGGGCGTGAAATTAAGTTATATACCGATGACGGCAAAACGTATGACGGGTATTGTGAGTCGCGGTGGGTCAATTATGGCGAAATGGTGTTTAGCACATCACGAAGAATCATTCCTTTACACACACTTCGAAGAGATTTGCGAAATCATGAAAGCTTATGATGTCAGCTTTAGTTTAGGGGATGGCTTAAGACCTGGCTCCATTTATGACGCAAATGATGAAGCCCAGTTTGCAGAACTTAAAACTTTAGGCGAGCTTACACAAATTGCATGGAAACATGACGTGCAATGCATGATTGAAGGCCCAGGACATGTGCCGATGCACCTCATTAAAGAAAATATGGATCTTCAACTTGAACATTGCGGCGAAGCTCCTTTTTATACATTGGGCCCGCTTACCACCGACATTGCTCCAGGTTACGATCACATCACATCCGGCATTGGTGCTGCGATGATTGGTTGGTATGGATGTGCAATGTTGTGTTACGTCACACCTAAAGAACATCTAGGTTTACCTGATAAAGAAGATGTCAGAGTAGGCATCATCACTTATAAGATTGCAGCGCATGCGGCCGATCTTGCTAAAGGTCATCCAGGCGCACAAATCCGTGACAATGCTTTATCGAAAGCACGTTTCGAGTTCCGCTGGGAAGATCAGTTTAATTTAGGTTTAGATCCGGAAAAAGCAAAAGAATTCCACGATGAAACCTTGCCGCAAGAAGGCGCTAAACAAGCACACTTTTGCTCCATGTGTGGTCCGCATTTCTGTTCCATGAAAATCACACAAGACGTAAGAGACTATGCAGCAGCAAAAGGTATGAAAGAAGATGAGGCCTTGAAAAAAGGTATGGAAGAAAAATCCATTGAGTTCATTAAGAAGGGCGTTGAAATCTACCAAAAAACTTAA
- a CDS encoding undecaprenyl-diphosphate phosphatase — translation MDFSLYFSSLILGLIEGATEFLPVSSTGHLIIASELLNFNHASANVFEIFIQLGAILAIVVEYRKTLFTVASGALHDRTSQDFVLRLFIAFLPAAILGLLFHKAIKAYLFSPLYVSLALILGGVVMIAIEKRPLKVNTKSTNDINMMQAFKIGCAQCLSLIPGVSRAAATIMGGMLTGLNRKTATEFSFYLAIPIITAASLFDLLKNFHDLTPQDLPIFAIGFVTAFLSAYAVIKLFIRFVATHTFISFAWYRIILGIIVFTYFNGQV, via the coding sequence ATGGATTTCTCACTTTATTTTTCAAGTTTGATTCTAGGTCTTATTGAAGGAGCCACTGAATTTTTACCTGTGAGCTCTACAGGGCATCTGATTATTGCGAGTGAGCTTTTAAATTTTAACCATGCCTCCGCCAATGTTTTTGAAATCTTCATTCAATTAGGTGCCATTTTAGCGATTGTGGTCGAGTATCGCAAAACACTTTTTACAGTCGCGAGTGGAGCCCTTCATGATAGAACTTCTCAAGACTTTGTCTTACGTCTTTTCATTGCATTTTTACCAGCCGCGATCTTAGGTCTTTTATTTCATAAAGCGATTAAAGCTTATTTATTTTCACCGCTTTATGTGTCATTAGCCCTCATCTTAGGAGGTGTTGTCATGATAGCCATTGAAAAACGTCCATTGAAAGTGAATACAAAAAGCACAAACGACATCAATATGATGCAGGCATTTAAAATTGGCTGTGCACAATGTTTATCGTTAATTCCTGGAGTATCAAGGGCGGCTGCAACAATCATGGGCGGCATGCTCACAGGATTAAATCGTAAAACAGCGACTGAATTTTCTTTTTATCTTGCGATCCCCATCATTACAGCAGCATCCCTTTTTGATTTACTCAAAAATTTCCATGATTTAACCCCCCAAGATCTGCCTATTTTTGCCATTGGCTTTGTCACCGCATTTTTGAGCGCCTATGCCGTCATTAAACTTTTTATTCGCTTTGTCGCCACACATACCTTTATTTCTTTTGCCTGGTATCGCATTATCTTAGGCATCATCGTCTTCACTTATTTTAATGGCCAAGTCTAA
- a CDS encoding adenosylcobalamin-dependent ribonucleoside-diphosphate reductase: MLKAVRPKSALSDHQDHEIPIQDVSLDIWDKKYRLKSKQGEHVDKNIDDSFKRVARALADVEIPAKREEWYEKFLWALRHGAIPAGRITSNAGALEHKPATSTINCTVSGIVEDSMSGILDKVHEAGLTLKAGCGIGYEFSTLRPKGAFVAGAGAYTSGPLSFMDIYDKMCFTVSSAGGRRGAQMATFDIAHPDVTDFIKAKRENGRLRQFNLSCLITKEFMEAVKADSDWKVAFPVTEKESIVDGLNVNDESQVVWREWPVKGKYLTKAEGIDAGKVACRVYKTIKARRLWDIIMSSTYDFAEPGFILIDRVNEMNNNWFCENIRATNPCGEQPLPPYGACLLGSVNLTKFVKKPFTDEAFFDWAEYKEVIAIFTRMLDNVVEINGLPLEEQRKEIVRKRRHGMGYLGLGSSLTMLKMQYGDDASLKFTDEVSRILAEVGWEAGIDLADEKGAAPIMDEEFVVTADMLAKRPEMAADGIKVGAKVKGKVLLGKYSRYMQQFPEGLRNKIAKQGVRFTHHSSIAPTGTISLSLANNASNGIEPSFAHHYSRNVIREGKKSKEKVDVYSYELLAYRELINSNAMPFSEKEDEKLPDYFLDSSTIQAKAHVDIQAASQKWIDSSISKTINVPTDYDYEDFKNIYLYAYDKGLKGCTTFRFNPEAFQGVLVTEKDLENTTYKFTLEDGSQVEVKGNEEIEYDGETHSAANLYDALKEGYYGKF; this comes from the coding sequence ATGCTCAAAGCTGTTCGTCCAAAGTCCGCATTAAGTGACCATCAAGACCACGAAATACCAATTCAAGATGTTTCACTAGATATCTGGGACAAAAAGTATCGTTTGAAATCAAAACAGGGCGAGCATGTTGATAAAAATATCGATGATTCTTTTAAGCGTGTGGCTAGAGCTTTAGCGGATGTTGAAATTCCAGCTAAAAGAGAAGAATGGTATGAAAAATTCTTATGGGCATTAAGACACGGCGCTATCCCAGCAGGTCGTATTACTTCGAATGCGGGTGCCCTAGAACATAAGCCAGCGACCTCGACGATTAACTGCACAGTATCAGGCATCGTGGAGGACAGCATGTCTGGCATTTTAGATAAAGTGCATGAAGCAGGGCTCACCTTAAAAGCAGGTTGCGGTATTGGCTATGAATTTTCGACCTTAAGACCTAAAGGTGCTTTTGTGGCAGGCGCAGGCGCTTATACAAGTGGCCCACTTTCATTTATGGATATCTACGACAAGATGTGTTTCACCGTGTCATCTGCTGGCGGCCGCCGTGGCGCACAAATGGCAACTTTCGATATTGCCCACCCAGATGTTACTGACTTTATTAAAGCAAAACGTGAAAACGGTCGACTCCGTCAATTTAATCTTTCATGCTTGATCACTAAAGAATTTATGGAGGCGGTCAAGGCTGACAGCGATTGGAAAGTAGCATTCCCTGTCACGGAAAAAGAATCCATCGTTGATGGTTTAAATGTGAATGACGAAAGCCAAGTAGTTTGGAGAGAGTGGCCTGTTAAAGGGAAATACCTCACTAAGGCGGAAGGTATTGACGCTGGTAAAGTTGCATGCCGCGTTTACAAAACTATTAAAGCAAGACGTTTGTGGGACATCATCATGTCATCAACTTACGATTTTGCTGAGCCTGGTTTTATTTTGATTGATCGCGTGAACGAAATGAACAACAACTGGTTCTGCGAAAACATTCGCGCTACCAACCCATGTGGCGAGCAACCTCTCCCACCTTACGGTGCTTGTTTATTAGGTTCCGTGAACTTAACAAAATTTGTTAAAAAACCTTTCACCGATGAAGCATTTTTTGATTGGGCTGAATATAAAGAAGTGATTGCGATCTTTACACGTATGTTAGATAACGTGGTTGAAATTAATGGCCTACCTTTAGAAGAGCAACGCAAAGAAATTGTACGTAAACGTCGTCACGGCATGGGTTACTTAGGTTTAGGTTCATCACTCACGATGCTTAAGATGCAATATGGTGATGATGCTTCTTTAAAATTCACTGACGAAGTGAGCCGTATTTTGGCCGAGGTGGGTTGGGAAGCAGGGATTGATTTAGCCGATGAAAAAGGTGCCGCTCCCATTATGGACGAAGAGTTTGTAGTGACTGCCGACATGTTAGCTAAGCGTCCTGAGATGGCAGCCGATGGTATTAAAGTGGGTGCTAAAGTTAAAGGCAAAGTATTGCTCGGTAAATATAGTCGCTATATGCAGCAATTCCCTGAGGGACTTCGTAATAAGATTGCTAAACAAGGTGTGCGTTTCACACACCATAGTTCAATTGCACCGACAGGCACGATTTCATTGTCTTTAGCTAATAATGCAAGTAACGGGATTGAACCTTCTTTTGCACATCACTATAGTCGTAACGTGATTCGTGAAGGTAAGAAATCAAAAGAAAAAGTGGATGTCTACTCATACGAATTATTAGCGTATCGCGAATTGATTAATTCAAATGCGATGCCGTTCTCAGAAAAAGAAGATGAAAAATTACCGGATTATTTTTTAGATTCTTCAACAATTCAAGCGAAAGCACACGTCGATATTCAAGCGGCTTCACAAAAGTGGATTGATAGTTCGATTTCTAAAACCATCAACGTGCCAACGGATTACGATTACGAAGACTTTAAAAATATTTATTTATACGCATATGACAAAGGCCTTAAAGGTTGTACAACTTTTAGATTCAACCCAGAGGCTTTCCAAGGTGTATTGGTGACAGAAAAAGATTTAGAGAACACCACTTATAAATTTACTTTAGAAGATGGCTCTCAAGTTGAAGTAAAGGGTAACGAAGAAATTGAATATGATGGTGAAACCCACTCAGCAGCGAATCTTTATGACGCACTCAAAGAAGGTTATTACGGTAAGTTCTAA
- a CDS encoding exopolysaccharide biosynthesis protein: MAKSNHRALIEALHRIVKSAEHRPVSIKQGLLKLNHFGFSFISFLLVLPFMQPFPIGPISVLGGVTFAAFGWQILKGYATPHLPQKIDDITLSVDNWRRITNAAIKLIQWTEKFTKPRLLILIQGPLGVRIEALCLIFAGILMAVPFGILPLNNFFPGLAILFCALGQLHKDGLFVLIAFFWILFTIFYFSLFFISLYLLGLEGFQNFSHWLHQLFS, encoded by the coding sequence ATGGCCAAGTCTAATCATCGCGCACTCATAGAGGCTCTCCACCGGATCGTTAAAAGCGCTGAGCATCGTCCTGTGAGCATCAAACAAGGCTTATTAAAACTAAATCATTTTGGTTTTTCATTTATTAGTTTTTTATTAGTCTTGCCGTTCATGCAACCCTTCCCTATAGGCCCTATAAGTGTCTTAGGAGGAGTTACCTTCGCAGCATTTGGGTGGCAAATTTTAAAAGGGTACGCCACACCCCATCTGCCGCAAAAGATTGATGACATCACTTTAAGTGTTGATAATTGGAGACGCATTACCAATGCAGCGATCAAACTGATTCAGTGGACAGAAAAATTCACTAAACCTCGTTTACTCATATTAATTCAAGGCCCTTTAGGTGTTCGAATTGAAGCCTTATGCCTTATTTTCGCAGGAATTTTAATGGCTGTTCCTTTTGGTATTCTTCCTTTAAATAATTTTTTTCCTGGCCTTGCCATTTTATTTTGCGCACTAGGTCAACTTCATAAAGATGGGCTTTTTGTTCTGATTGCTTTCTTTTGGATTCTTTTTACTATTTTTTATTTTTCATTATTTTTTATAAGTCTTTACCTCCTTGGTCTTGAAGGTTTTCAGAATTTCAGCCACTGGCTACACCAACTCTTTTCATGA
- a CDS encoding NrdJb produces MAIKIEKKIVGYNVVSEEDKANALAQRENQNVVQLGEPLGRPEKITGSTYKVKTPVTEHALYITINDIIMNEGTPQEHRRPFEIFINSKNMDHFQWIVALTRVMSAVFRKGGDLTFLVEELHSVFDPNGGYFKKGGKYVPSLVAEIGEVVEQHLIDIGMLKKALPDEHQKKLMEEKRAEYMEKHSEEIDSTGYPKGSQLCSKCQTKAVIMMDGCLTCLSCGDSKCG; encoded by the coding sequence ATGGCAATTAAAATTGAAAAAAAGATCGTAGGTTATAACGTCGTTTCTGAAGAAGATAAAGCGAATGCGCTAGCTCAGAGAGAAAATCAAAATGTCGTGCAATTAGGTGAGCCTTTAGGCCGCCCTGAAAAAATTACAGGTTCCACTTATAAAGTGAAAACACCTGTGACTGAGCACGCACTTTATATCACGATCAATGACATCATCATGAACGAAGGTACGCCGCAAGAACATCGCAGACCTTTTGAAATTTTTATTAATTCAAAAAACATGGATCACTTCCAATGGATTGTAGCTTTGACGCGCGTGATGTCTGCTGTATTCAGAAAAGGTGGCGATTTGACATTCTTGGTCGAAGAACTTCATAGCGTATTTGATCCTAATGGTGGCTACTTTAAAAAAGGCGGTAAGTACGTGCCGAGTCTAGTGGCTGAAATCGGTGAAGTCGTTGAGCAACATTTAATTGATATTGGTATGCTTAAAAAAGCCTTACCTGATGAACATCAAAAAAAATTGATGGAAGAAAAGCGTGCTGAATATATGGAAAAACATTCTGAAGAAATTGATAGTACAGGATACCCAAAAGGCTCACAACTTTGTAGCAAATGCCAAACGAAAGCAGTCATTATGATGGACGGATGTCTCACATGCTTAAGTTGTGGTGACAGTAAATGTGGTTAA
- a CDS encoding GNAT family N-acetyltransferase: protein MKNNLKVEIVKWIDGHTQLKNIREKVFIQEQKVTPQLEWDGMDEKAIHFLVFKDEEAIGCARAIVIQSHMQLGRMAVLKEHRGQGIGSALIEKSIVTAKLNQLSAIHISAQCNAIDFYVKFGFEVMSDIYLDAEIPHRDMTLEF, encoded by the coding sequence ATGAAAAATAATCTGAAAGTTGAGATCGTAAAGTGGATAGATGGCCATACACAACTCAAGAATATTCGTGAGAAAGTATTTATTCAAGAACAAAAAGTGACGCCTCAATTAGAGTGGGATGGCATGGATGAAAAAGCAATTCACTTTTTAGTTTTTAAAGATGAGGAGGCTATTGGATGTGCGAGGGCCATTGTGATTCAAAGTCATATGCAATTAGGACGCATGGCAGTATTAAAAGAGCATCGCGGCCAAGGCATTGGAAGCGCTTTAATAGAAAAGTCGATTGTGACTGCGAAACTCAATCAACTCTCTGCCATCCATATCAGTGCTCAATGTAACGCCATCGATTTTTATGTGAAGTTTGGATTTGAAGTTATGAGCGATATCTATTTGGATGCTGAAATTCCGCATCGTGATATGACATTAGAGTTTTAA
- a CDS encoding isochorismatase family protein, producing MINDQLLSQVVIIDIQDKLVDVMPKSDIEKVVDVSSMLIQAAKILEVPCLYTEQYPKGLGTTVKKLQTLLPHSAIEKKAFSCLDESKFKSALVKSRPQIILCGLETHICILQTALALKEAGKAVFVVEDATLSRSSLHHQNAIARLRSEGIVITNIESVIFEWLRVAEGDHFKAIAKLIKA from the coding sequence ATGATAAATGATCAACTTTTAAGTCAGGTTGTGATCATTGATATCCAAGACAAGCTTGTGGATGTGATGCCTAAAAGTGACATTGAAAAAGTCGTCGACGTATCAAGCATGCTCATTCAAGCAGCAAAAATTTTAGAAGTCCCTTGCCTTTATACGGAGCAATATCCAAAAGGTCTGGGCACAACAGTCAAAAAATTACAAACGCTACTGCCTCACAGTGCCATTGAAAAAAAGGCATTCTCATGTCTTGATGAATCTAAATTTAAAAGTGCCTTAGTAAAATCAAGACCACAAATTATTTTATGCGGATTAGAAACACATATTTGTATTTTGCAAACAGCATTAGCTTTAAAAGAAGCGGGCAAAGCAGTCTTTGTCGTAGAAGATGCAACTCTCTCAAGATCGAGCCTTCATCATCAAAATGCGATCGCAAGATTAAGATCCGAAGGTATTGTAATCACGAATATAGAGTCCGTGATTTTTGAATGGTTACGCGTGGCCGAAGGTGATCACTTTAAAGCGATCGCAAAACTCATTAAAGCGTAG
- a CDS encoding protein-L-isoaspartate O-methyltransferase family protein, translating to MNAIEQHRFNMIEQQIRTWEVLDPEVLNLLHQVPREKFVPTEYQGIAFADTEIPLHDDVSMLAPKLEARLIQSLSLQKKDHVLVVGSGSGYLTALTASLVKNVVSVDINPYFTNLAKQNCQKIKLNNIEFVTGDGSLGWLKNQPYDAILFAGSLPHLPEGVRNQLNVNGRLLVILGEAPSMHATLITRSSHQDFEEEILFETVVPSLYVKHENTFVF from the coding sequence ATGAATGCCATTGAACAACATCGTTTTAATATGATTGAGCAGCAAATCCGCACTTGGGAAGTTTTAGATCCCGAAGTGCTTAATTTGCTTCATCAAGTACCGCGTGAAAAATTTGTACCGACTGAATATCAGGGGATAGCTTTCGCAGATACTGAAATTCCTTTGCATGATGATGTGAGCATGTTGGCGCCTAAATTAGAAGCAAGACTCATTCAATCCTTATCACTTCAAAAAAAAGATCATGTCTTAGTGGTAGGCTCTGGAAGTGGTTATCTCACTGCGCTCACGGCAAGTTTAGTTAAAAACGTGGTGTCAGTAGACATCAATCCTTATTTCACAAATCTCGCTAAACAAAACTGTCAAAAAATAAAACTTAACAATATTGAATTTGTGACAGGTGATGGTTCATTAGGCTGGTTAAAAAATCAACCTTACGATGCTATTTTATTTGCGGGTTCTTTACCTCATCTTCCAGAAGGTGTTAGAAATCAACTAAATGTGAATGGAAGACTCTTAGTCATTTTGGGCGAAGCACCCTCGATGCATGCAACTTTAATTACAAGATCAAGCCATCAAGATTTTGAAGAAGAAATTTTATTTGAAACAGTTGTACCCTCTTTGTACGTGAAACATGAAAATACATTTGTGTTTTAA
- the mutY gene encoding A/G-specific adenine glycosylase yields the protein MKSLADRLITWHAKSGRHHLPWQQSKDPYDVWVSEIMLQQTQVATVINYYHRFMKKFPTIKALADADEEEVMRLWSGLGYYRRARFLHEGAQMIMEEMEGVFPSHFDMMMKIPGIGRSTAGAISAFSFNQKKAILDGNVKRVLSRYFLITQWTGLPKTEKKLWDYAESILPDKNIATYTQALMDLGATICNKKPMCESCPLKKTCLAFQKNKVHLVPTPRPRIKIPTESTHMVIIKHHDEVLLIKRPQGGIWSGLWSLPQYENKSATPRAWIKKNFGLDVSLIEKDLKASTIFTHYKLDITYSILEARSQRAKSPHAWLSLNTIEGAAIPAITKKILLKL from the coding sequence ATGAAATCACTTGCTGATCGATTAATTACTTGGCATGCCAAGTCAGGTCGACATCATTTACCTTGGCAGCAATCAAAAGACCCTTACGACGTTTGGGTATCAGAAATCATGTTGCAACAAACACAAGTAGCCACTGTGATTAATTATTACCATCGCTTCATGAAAAAATTCCCGACCATCAAAGCATTGGCAGATGCCGATGAAGAAGAGGTCATGCGATTATGGAGTGGTTTAGGATATTACCGACGTGCGCGTTTTTTGCATGAAGGTGCGCAAATGATTATGGAAGAGATGGAAGGAGTCTTTCCTTCTCACTTTGACATGATGATGAAAATACCTGGCATTGGACGCTCTACCGCAGGGGCCATTTCAGCATTTTCGTTCAATCAAAAAAAAGCAATTCTCGATGGCAATGTGAAGCGTGTCTTAAGCCGTTATTTTTTAATTACACAATGGACGGGATTACCTAAAACAGAAAAAAAATTATGGGATTATGCTGAGTCAATTCTTCCAGATAAAAACATCGCGACTTATACGCAAGCACTGATGGATTTAGGCGCTACGATATGTAATAAAAAACCTATGTGTGAAAGTTGCCCATTAAAAAAAACATGCCTCGCATTTCAGAAAAATAAAGTGCATCTGGTACCAACCCCTCGACCTCGAATAAAAATTCCAACTGAATCAACGCATATGGTCATTATTAAACATCACGATGAGGTTTTACTTATTAAGAGGCCTCAGGGTGGCATATGGAGCGGGCTATGGTCACTCCCTCAATATGAAAATAAATCTGCAACACCTCGTGCATGGATTAAAAAAAATTTCGGATTAGATGTGAGTTTGATAGAAAAAGATCTTAAAGCTTCAACGATATTTACCCATTACAAGCTCGATATTACTTATAGTATTTTGGAAGCTAGATCACAGCGTGCGAAATCTCCTCACGCGTGGCTATCCTTAAATACGATAGAAGGAGCAGCCATACCAGCCATCACCAAGAAAATACTTTTAAAACTCTAA